agaatTACTGTTTCAGGCTCTGATCAGGGGCCGCtgggcggctttctctgcggGTACACTCATTCACGATGAATTCAATTCGAtcttctgattttctttcatcaatACTCGATAATATGGATACACTAACCGCACCgtgtttttcaccttttcataCCTCACATGACGACAATAGGGTATGTCTACGCAGCTAAAACGTCTATGATTTCTTCcctatgaaactttttttctatagaaaCAGGATTCTCCATTAATCAACCTTCCAAGTAGTATTCTAGACAACATAATCTCGCATATACCGCTTAAAGGTTAGTTAAAATTGAGTTATAACATGAAAAGCCTATTCTTTGAACAAATAACTTGCAGTTCGTACTCTGATGGTGGCTCCAGCATGTCGTGCCCTTCGAGATAGTGTCTACCGTTCGATAACATCGGTAGCTTTCTATAAAACACAACTGGATGAGCTTAGTGATACTAGGATCAAGTATTTCCTAAGCATTCACGGTCACAAGATCACTGCTATTAACTTCGATTTATTCCGATCAGTTGAGGACGTGGTGAGACTTTTCCCTTTTGTTCCCCCACAAGAGGTTTTGAGAAATAAGGAAATTCTTAAGGACTGAAATTTGAGCTGACGACCAAGTAAATGCCCTCttattttcaagtaaaattgGTCATTACATACTTTCAGGCTTGTACTCAATGGAATTGGCGTCAGTCTGTGATTACCGCTGTGAAAATGTGCAGCAACCTCAGGGAACTTGATATTCTTGTGTGTAAACGCCATCGTCTGAGAGATACAGATTTGCTCACGGTAAGAACAGTTTCTCAAGCGTTTTCGACGTGGTTTTCTTGACGCACACTTCatccttcatctttttattAGTCTTCTTTGAGGATCTAATCCTTGCTGCCTGATAAAACTTCCAGTCCTCCGTCACATTTATGTTCCAGATATTTCGCGAGTGTCCTCAACTACAAGTTCTTTGTATTGACGCCCAATATCTGAGTGGACATTGCTTTCAGGTTTgatgaacttttttctacgaccttttcgaaaaatataaatatagaatGTTGTCTTTCTATGCTGGTGCTCCATTAGATCTTAGATTTCTCAACTGTTATCCtcaattatttcatatttttaggtTGCCCCTGTTGGTTTGCAGCGCTTAGAACTGGAGATGTGTCTGCGCTTGTCGGAAACCGCAATGAGATCCATATTTTCGCGCCTGAAAAAGCTTAAGGTATTATTTAAATATGCTTTTATTTCACTCTCTTTCAATCAATCATACATTTAGGTCCTTTACGTGTCTGATCTTAGAATCCTAAAAGACTCAATCATATCAGGATTAGTGAGCAATTTGAAGAATCTAAGAGACCTTTCTATTATTGCAAACCCGGAAACGCCAAACATGGGTGAGATTAATTACTATGATCTGGGTAGGGCTAACTTTTTCTACTTGCTTGGGTTGTTCTAAAACTCACTTTTTAGAACTCTCGGCTTCTGCTTTGGGACATTTAGCTCGTCTTCCACGTCTTCAGAATCTTTGCCTCGAAGGTTTGCCTGCGGTTACGGATCGGTTCCTTGCTGTAAGCCAATTTCCTTAACTAAGTAGTCTTATCagtaaaaaaagcaataataaaaCCTCTACTATTAACTTATTGCTAGTGAATAGTACACCTTTTAATACGTTTTAATGTTTCCATTTctatactttcttttcttatttttctttcatttggaTTTATGGATCGcatctttctcctttctaaAAACCTTCCATTTCCAGGAGCTGAGTGATGTCACCAATAATGCAGCTGCGCGGACAATTACTAGTCTTTCGTTGGCATTTTGCTTCAATTTTAGCTCGTGCGTTTTAGACAGTATTGATTTGTGAtaacagaaattctttttcgaGTTTCTCTTTTGCCTCTAGAATTGGACTTCAACGACTGGCCAGGATGCCTAAACTGGACAGCTTGAATCTTGACGGTATCACCAAACGAGACATCTCGTCTGGTCTCGAAAAGATTGCTGTGGAATCCCGACTTGTGCGCGTAAGTCCACTGTATTGTAATcttaatcattttatttttgttttattttatctgaAACATTTTTAGCTACTACTAGCCGAGGGTACCAATGTTTCATGTGATACACTGAGGGAAGTTTGTAAAGTTTCACCTCAGCTACGCCTTCTAGATATCAGCAATAACGATGTTATGACGGACTTGAATGCGGCAAATTCATTggcaagaattttttttctccatgttGTTACAATATGATTTTTCTATGTTAATGTTAGTTTAGGTAGCTCAATGGGTGATTTCTGGTCGCCCACCTTTGACTGTTTTAACTAACAAACATCTGCCATGGGGTATGATAACTATACCGCAGTCGTTCCCAGAGTCCACACCTCCAGTGTTCAGCGTGGTTCATTTA
This window of the Necator americanus strain Aroian chromosome III, whole genome shotgun sequence genome carries:
- a CDS encoding hypothetical protein (NECATOR_CHRIII.G13123.T3) — translated: MNSIRSSDFLSSILDNMDTLTAPCFSPFHTSHDDNRKQDSPLINLPSSILDNIISHIPLKVRTLMVAPACRALRDSVYRSITSVAFYKTQLDELSDTRIKYFLSIHGHKITAINFDLFRSVEDVACTQWNWRQSVITAVKMCSNLRELDILVCKRHRLRDTDLLTIFRECPQLQVLCIDAQYLSGHCFQVAPVGLQRLELEMCLRLSETAMRSIFSRLKKLKVLYVSDLRILKDSIISGLVSNLKNLRDLSIIANPETPNMELSASALGHLARLPRLQNLCLEGLPAVTDRFLAELSDVTNNAAARTITSLSLAFCFNFSSIGLQRLARMPKLDSLNLDGITKRDISSGLEKIAVESRLVRLLLAEGTNVSCDTLREVCKVSPQLRLLDISNNDVMTDLNAANSLVAQWVISGRPPLTVLTNKHLPWGMITIPQSFPESTPPVFSVVHLHRNTVPMNEILPGSVLSEENSSQLPHGLLLARLRRGNRYRLLHSLRSLSQEGGDSDDQKENSCSPTHQRPLRKGKSPKSPANVPLICSPPPLPLFAGQQTNIHSPNALTTSPIINQTSDLANCLGACAPLQAPQLILPELCPGAFPSHDLGRLVPSDTPLEPWMMWLAANASYTPSALTFTDPLSMLTAGSAGAPRPPVEIPQQPRFHYTRGPRNKRRSNPQKHSPQAAAQPVSFSPTDFPPLQFCGSRPTMDYPIASSSNDFSSIARRLLLNRGPCSSSHPHEKDADEVANRKSQQHTVQIVNPGNDKADLHLTAERTSQEDTSVAILKSDVTENKLPTEQTASSQASDAQNNSTPCSDEPPSALPDSSVAKDPGCSTQSVEEVS
- a CDS encoding hypothetical protein (NECATOR_CHRIII.G13123.T1) — protein: MNSIRSSDFLSSILDNMDTLTAPCFSPFHTSHDDNRKQDSPLINLPSSILDNIISHIPLKVRTLMVAPACRALRDSVYRSITSVAFYKTQLDELSDTRIKYFLSIHGHKITAINFDLFRSVEDVACTQWNWRQSVITAVKMCSNLRELDILVCKRHRLRDTDLLTIFRECPQLQVLCIDAQYLSGHCFQVAPVGLQRLELEMCLRLSETAMRSIFSRLKKLKVLYVSDLRILKDSIISGLVSNLKNLRDLSIIANPETPNMELSASALGHLARLPRLQNLCLEGLPAVTDRFLAELSDVTNNAAARTITSLSLAFCFNFSSIGLQRLARMPKLDSLNLDGITKRDISSGLEKIAVESRLVRLLLAEGTNVSCDTLREVCKVSPQLRLLDISNNDVMTDLNAANSLVAQWVISGRPPLTVLTNKHLPWGMITIPQSFPESTPPVFSVVHLHRNTVPMNEILPGSVLSEENSSQLPHGLLLARLRRGNRYRLLHSLRSLSQEGGDSDDQKENSCSPTHQRPLRKGKSPKSPANVPLICSPPPLPLFAGQQTNIHSPNALTTSPIINQTSDLANCLGACAPLQAPQLILPELCPGAFPSHDLGRLVPSDTPLEPWMMWLAANASYTPSALTFTDPLSMLTAGSAGAPRPPVEIPQQPRFHYTRGPRNKRRSNPQKHSPQAAAQPVSFSPTDFPPLQ